From the genome of Candidatus Tectomicrobia bacterium:
ATCCAGGAGGACGCGGGGACCGGGTTGCGGGTCCTCATCCTGCGGAACTACGACGTACCGACCTATGTCGAGCGGGGGGCGGCGGACCTCGGGGTCATCGGGCGGGACGTCCTCCTCGAGCAGGGGCGGGACGTCTACGAGCCCCTGGACCTCGGCTTCGCCCCCTGCCGCCTCATGGTCGCCGCGCCCCGGGGGGTCGAGTGGGAGGAGCTCCGGCGCCGCATGGGGCTCCGGGTGGCCACGAAGTTCCCGAACATCACCGCCCGCTACTTCGCCGAGCAGGGGGTGCAGGCCCAGGTGATCCGCCTCTACGGCAACGTCGAGATCGCCCCGGCCACGGGGGTCGCCGACGTGATCGTGGACCTGGTGGACACGGGGGGCACCCTGCGCGCGAACGGCCTGGAGCCCATCCGGGAGATCTTCCACGCGACGGCGCGCCTCATCGTGAACCGCGCGAGCCTCAAGACCAAGCACGGCCGGGTGAGCGAGTTCATGGCGCGGCTCAAGAAGGCCTGCGCCCCGGACGGCGGCCCGCCCCGCCGCGCCCGCAAGCCGTGAAGCGCATCCGCTGCGGGAGCGATGAGGCCCGGGCCGCCCTCGCGGCCCTGGCGGCCTCGGGCGGGGGCTCCCTCGCCGGGGCCGAGGCCCAGGCGCGCCCCATCGTCGAGGCCGTCCGCGCCGAGGGGGACGCCGCCCTTCTCCGCTTCACCCGCCAGTTCGACGGCGCCGACCTGGACGCTTCCCGCCTGGAGGTCTCCCGGGAGGAGATGGAGGCGGCCCTCGGGCGGCTCCCGGTCGATATCCGCGAGGCCCTCACCCTGGCCGCCAGGCGCATCCGCGAGTTCCACGAGGCCCAGCGGCCCTCGGCCGTCACCACGCGCCCGGGGGTGGGGGAGCGGCTCCTGCTGCGGCCCATCCCGCTGCGCCGCGCCGGGCTCTACGCCCCCGGGGGGCGGGCGGCCTATCCCTCGACCGTCCTGATGAACGCCCTCCCGGCCCGCGCCGCGGGGGTGAAAGAGGTCATCCTCTGCACCCCGCCCGGCCGGGACGGCGCCGTCGCGGACAGCGTCCTGGCGGCGGCGCGCCTGGCCGGGGTGGACCGCGTCTTCCGGGCGGGGGGCGCCCAGGCGGTCGCGGCGATGGCCTTCGGCACCCGGACGGTCCCCAAGGTGGACAAGATCGCCGGGC
Proteins encoded in this window:
- a CDS encoding ATP phosphoribosyltransferase, which produces MSARKEKPAAELAIALPKGRIFREAAGRLLKAGLLSKPISDESRILIQEDAGTGLRVLILRNYDVPTYVERGAADLGVIGRDVLLEQGRDVYEPLDLGFAPCRLMVAAPRGVEWEELRRRMGLRVATKFPNITARYFAEQGVQAQVIRLYGNVEIAPATGVADVIVDLVDTGGTLRANGLEPIREIFHATARLIVNRASLKTKHGRVSEFMARLKKACAPDGGPPRRARKP